The nucleotide sequence aagcacagaacccaaaactaGCAATATTACATGTgcctttatatttttgcttttagtctAGAAATTTGTCAACTACTTTTGCTAGAACCGTAAGTTACTAACAACACAAACTCTTTTACTAATTAtgattttttgttattaaaatatgtcTTACATACAGTGttaggtgtacaaaatagtgattctatacattactcaatgctcacaATAATGGGCATCATCACCATCTGTCAtgatacaatgttattacaatattattgactatatgactatattctctatgctgtacttgCCATCTTTATGATATACTTATAttgtaactggaagtctgtatatCTTAATCctcttaatgattattttaatagcattattGAACCAAGAACCTCCACTTTCTTTGCAAGGTAAGTGaaagttttctaatattttaaagaacaaattacaTGGATCTCTGTATAATTGGGTATGGGCATGTATCCAATAGTGTTAACAAGAGAGtgtataagaaaataattcttgtcCATAATCCATAGCAttccaacattttttattttttatcttttaacaatGGAGTGCTCCTAAAAAGCAGAAGATACTTAGTTTTGAtatctgtctgtgtgtgtgaagatATGTCATTGGAGATTATCAGATTGTTTTATCTGGAATGCTAGCTAGAGTTGGAATAAAAGATATTTGATTTCTCTAGACAGAATCTGCTATAATGCTCAGACCTGTACAGACTTAATAATATATTCTCTTTCTAGAAAATTATTGTGGCCCATGTCCTAAAAACTGGCTATGTTATAGAAATACCTGCTACCAATTTTTTAATGAGAGCAAAAGCTGGTACCAGAGCCAAGCTTCTTGTATGTCCCAAAATTCCAGTCTCTTGAAGATATACAGCAGAGAACACCAGGTTGAGTATTTGTtcgaattttttttcttatatttactcCTAACATATGAGCCAACTCGTGGGAATATGAAACTGAAACATAAGAGAGGCGCTAAGACTCAGATATATCTACTCTAAATCTTTCTGCATAAGGAAGCATATTGTAGACTTTATGTATGGTGTTGTTTAAGTCAGAATTAGGCTAAAGGACAGAATCCATTTCCCCAAGTGTGgggaaaaatgattaaatgattaTGGCCTTGAATTAAGTAAAATTCTGAGCACTGATTTTATTTGTGGTTTCAAACAGGATTTCTTAAAATTGGTGAAGTCTTATCATTGGATGGGGCTAATACAAATTTCCGCAAATGGATCGTGGCAATGGGAAGATGGCACCATTCTCTTACCCAACCAGTAAGTCTATACCAATAGGTGTCTTTTTGTGGATTTGTCCCTCAGCTATCCTTGTGGTCATTCAACATCACGTGTTACTTCACACAATGCCAGGATGTTCCCATATTCCAATAGATGCAGCAAAAAACTCTGGGGGCCTCCATTTAGGATATTGTGTGGTACTCAATACTAAAATAATGAGTAACATTAATTGTTtgctatgtgccaagtactgtgcAAGGTAAGTCTAATATTACTCCCTTTTTACTGATAAGGAGACTAAAGCAAAGAAGTTAAGTATCACATATATTCTTTCTTGCAGTTTTTACCTGAATTGTTGAGATACAATTACATTCAAtaaactttttctctctttagaaatGTTCTATGTGTACTGGAACAGAAGGTGTATTACACACTGTTGGGTAGAGTGACCTATAGTTTTAATTAGGTCACATAGGTTGAGAGCATTGCTCAAGTCTTCTGTatcctttctgattttctgtctacttattCTATCAATGACTGAGAGAGGAATTGAAATCTTGAACTGTAATTATAGATTTATGCATTTTACTTGCATTTCAAGTagttttttctaatatattttgaagttctaCTGATAAATGTTTGGATTATTGTAGCCTTGATGAATTTATGACtctatcattatataatgactcTTTTTCCATAATGATATTTTGTGCTATGAAATCCTGCTTTGTCTATTATAAATATAGTTATCCTTGTTTCTTTTCAGTTAGTATTAACATGGCATTTACTTTTGCATtcccttatttttaaactatgtgtgtatttatattaaaagtaaatctCTTATAGACAGAATACAATTTAAGTCATATTTTTTCATCCaatctgacaatctctgcctttttaatGGAAGTATAAGCACTTACTTTCTATGTGATTATTTATATAGTTAAATTTAAGTCTTTAtcttactatttgttttttatttgtccaatttgctatttgtttctctttcttctttctcaggcttttgaaaatattttaatttatgctAACATGTAATCTCTTTCCTTGCATTTAGATAttactacttaatttttttatttcagacttTGCTCCATGGTTTATTGAATGTATCTTCAACTTACTAATTGCTATGATATTACTCATGTATAGCATAGGATTCTTGTAATAGTAtccttccatttctcccttcctaaactttgttttttttttcagctttattgagatataattaacataaaacatCATATAAGTTTGAGATGTGCaatatgatgatttgatacatataAATTGTGCACTGATTATCACAtaaaggttagttaacacatttaTCATCTTCACAtgaccacaattttttttttttggtgagaacaaGTAAGCAACTTTCAAGTACGTAATACAATACtgttaactataatcatcatGCTGCATACTAGATCTATcattagatacatatatattatgaatagataattttatatatttttatatgctatatatgtataaaattatacatatatacttaggTTGCCCATTTGagagctttcttttctcttaagatAGGCATTTATACCTATAAAACTCCCACTTAGAACGGCTTTGCTATTGATATGTTGTGTTATCATTTGTTTGTGTCAAGACACTTTTTGATGCCCCTTTTGATGCCTTCTTTAACCCACTGGTTGTTCAGGAACATGTGGCTTAATTTCTATGCTtgtgaaattttctgtttttctcctgttattgatttctagtttcataccattgtagTCTGGaaagatacttgatatgatttttactttattttattttactcattttattttacttgatatatttaatttaatttatttattttaaaatccacacttttatttatttactttttagtaaGTTCAATACTTGAGGGGTACAGAATCACATGGATTCTGTGGCCAATGGCTTTAGCAGGAGAGTTGCTTTGGAATTTGGCATGACCCATGCCATTGATTCATGTGATGATCTATTCAATGTTGAAAGAACAGTATTGAAATCCCCTACATTACTCCTTTTAGTTCTGTTAgtatatgctttatatatttagatgtttaatactgggtgcatatatgtttaaaattgttttatcctCTTGATCAATTGCCCCCCCTTTTCTACAACATAGTGACCTCCTTTGTCTTCTATGACTGATTTTGACTTAaggtttattttgtctgatataactatAGCTATATTTGTACTGTTTTGGTTatcatttgtatgaaatatcaCTCTCCATCAGTTCACTTTTGGTCTACCTGTGTCCTGAAACTAACACAAGTCTCTTGCAGGAAACATATTGTTGTACCTTGTTTTTAGTCTATTTAGTCAACCCATAATACAtcatttcccctctctctggttgctttactatttttcttttctttgtaactaGATTTGAGGGATTTCCCTGTCATATGCCTTGGAttagttttcttatatttcttgtgcttgtgtttttttttttgagctcttGGATCTATGAGTTTGTAATTTTCAAGCATAATTAGAAAATTTActaccattatttcttcaagtatttccccttcttcatttctctcttctttttcccagaTACATGACAATTAAAGATCCATTAAGCAAATTAGAATTGTAATGTACTGGTGTTCTTTTCACTTGTTTCCTCTGGTTTCATTGTGGATATTTTCTATTGtcctgaatttaattttttaatctttttttcctgcaTTATCTAATTTTCACTACCCTATCAAGTATATAGTTTGATTTGGCTACTATTTCTTGAATCTTCCAtgtatttctttaacttttttgaaTATATGGAATTCAGTCATAAAAACTGTCAtgatatttggggcgcctgggtgaatcagtcaattaagtatccaacttcagctcaggtcataatttcactgtttgtgagtttaagccccacatcagcctctgtgctgacagctcagggcctggaacctgcttcaggttctgtgtctccctctttctctgcccctcccctgctcacgttttgtctctctctgtctctcaaaaatgaatacatgttaaaaaaaaaaaaagaaagaaaaaacctaaaaacCTCTCATGATCTCCTTGTCTgttcattctaaaatttatgttaGTTCTGGGTCAATTTTAATTCatggatttttctcttcattgtggtctcattattttgtttctcctattacatgtatttttctattaaatttcatGCACTGCAAATTTCACCTTTTTA is from Suricata suricatta isolate VVHF042 chromosome 10, meerkat_22Aug2017_6uvM2_HiC, whole genome shotgun sequence and encodes:
- the KLRK1 gene encoding NKG2-D type II integral membrane protein isoform X2, which encodes MDRDAVRNYNSELVKHSTSTQPKRRPTVITSKCGENPLLNQEPPLSLQENYCGPCPKNWLCYRNTCYQFFNESKSWYQSQASCMSQNSSLLKIYSREHQDFLKLVKSYHWMGLIQISANGSWQWEDGTILLPNQLTMVDMQSGTCAVYGSSFKGYTENCLTPNTYICMQRVV